Proteins from a genomic interval of Verrucomicrobiota bacterium:
- a CDS encoding lysylphosphatidylglycerol synthase transmembrane domain-containing protein, with protein sequence MSELVESTRPESSNSKRKTLDWKVFVKIFILVGILAFIFLFTDFSFAKLVGHITSADPWMLLGSFCCFGLVAVFVSYRWYYLLKIQEIYVSQFVAIQLSFIGIFFNSFLLGSTGGDVVRAVYILRYAPDKKARAFLSILMDRVIGFIILLIVGALLLLTQIEVISHDERTIWMAYSVYAFLACGVVGMIAAYFFPLSWIPQTLQSLWIKVPKREIIEQLYFGFKDHGKHWKHSFTAIILSLALITSNFTSAYLITTALGVDASYLTVALIFVITVIVMGLPISLGGIGTREAALLFLFVLFGLIPDKSESELPLAVSFLYFMVITSWSLIGGVFYLLYKKQVPVDLKERSSSNNSSEK encoded by the coding sequence ATGTCTGAGCTGGTGGAATCAACACGGCCCGAGTCTTCAAACAGCAAAAGGAAAACTCTAGACTGGAAAGTCTTTGTTAAAATTTTCATTCTCGTTGGGATCCTGGCCTTTATATTTCTGTTTACAGATTTTAGCTTTGCAAAGCTGGTGGGACACATTACGTCAGCAGATCCGTGGATGTTGTTAGGCTCTTTTTGCTGCTTTGGCCTGGTAGCGGTTTTTGTGTCCTATAGGTGGTATTATCTATTAAAAATACAGGAAATCTACGTGTCCCAGTTTGTTGCCATACAATTAAGCTTTATTGGTATTTTTTTTAACTCCTTTCTACTAGGTTCTACAGGTGGAGATGTTGTCAGGGCTGTTTATATTCTGCGTTATGCTCCTGACAAAAAAGCCAGAGCCTTTTTGTCTATTCTGATGGATCGAGTCATTGGTTTTATCATACTTTTAATTGTTGGTGCCCTTCTGTTGCTAACTCAAATCGAGGTCATTTCTCATGATGAACGAACTATTTGGATGGCTTATTCAGTCTACGCATTTCTTGCCTGCGGCGTAGTTGGTATGATAGCCGCTTATTTCTTTCCCTTGTCATGGATACCGCAAACCTTGCAAAGCCTCTGGATAAAAGTTCCGAAAAGAGAAATCATCGAGCAACTATACTTTGGCTTCAAGGACCACGGGAAGCATTGGAAGCATAGTTTTACGGCTATTATTCTGAGTTTAGCTCTTATTACTAGCAACTTCACTAGCGCCTATCTTATTACCACTGCCCTAGGGGTTGATGCCAGCTATCTCACAGTTGCTCTTATTTTTGTGATTACTGTAATTGTTATGGGCTTGCCAATCAGCTTAGGTGGTATTGGAACGCGGGAGGCTGCGCTTTTATTTCTATTTGTTCTATTCGGGCTTATTCCTGACAAATCTGAGAGTGAACTGCCGTTAGCTGTTTCATTTCTTTATTTCATGGTGATCACATCTTGGAGCTTAATTGGGGGTGTTTTCTACTTATTGTATAAAAAGCAAGTACCTGTAGATTTAAAGGAAAGAAGCTCTTCAAACAATTCTTCAGAGAAATAA
- a CDS encoding CCA tRNA nucleotidyltransferase: MSKAVTIAIPDQALRKFQKSRLYKNALRIVEKLSDAGFTTYFAGGSVRDVLLGLPCKDIDIATAATPNQVQKLFSRVTDLQGKSFGVVRVIVDKHSYEVAAFRTDGDYKDGRRPEKIIFSSPEEDAFRRDFTINGLFFDPTTHRVIDYVHGLPDLKAGVIRAIGDPKLRFREDRLRLFRALRFAAEFRFEVEEETWNALEDMSSATASPKKEALPPERVRVEITKMFTGSTPVKAMDLLDKSGLLKLWLPEIDALKGVKQPPQFHPEGDVYVHTRMMIEMLTDQRPSTALAFGTLFHDIGKPKTYKVDETGRIRFNEHEHVGARMTEKVMKRLRFSNEDIQATCALVAGHMKFKDAPKMKLSTLKRFLAQPYFSDELKLHRIDCLSSHGDLGVYQFIQEKQAELSQEEIAPAPLITGSDLLALGLKPGPQIGQILSIISDGQLEGALQSKEEALRKAQELIDRDKQDPSL, translated from the coding sequence ATGTCCAAAGCGGTTACCATAGCCATACCAGACCAAGCCTTAAGAAAATTTCAAAAAAGCCGGCTTTATAAAAACGCTCTCCGTATCGTCGAAAAACTGTCTGACGCTGGATTTACCACTTATTTCGCAGGGGGTTCTGTGCGTGATGTCTTGTTAGGATTGCCTTGTAAGGACATAGATATAGCCACTGCGGCAACTCCAAACCAGGTCCAAAAACTCTTTTCCCGTGTTACGGATTTACAGGGCAAGTCATTTGGTGTTGTTCGTGTCATAGTTGATAAGCATTCTTACGAAGTTGCCGCCTTTAGAACAGATGGGGACTATAAAGATGGTCGACGCCCAGAGAAAATTATTTTTTCTAGTCCAGAGGAAGACGCTTTCCGACGAGATTTCACTATCAATGGACTCTTTTTTGACCCAACCACCCATAGAGTGATCGATTATGTCCATGGGTTGCCAGACCTCAAGGCAGGGGTTATACGAGCTATTGGTGACCCCAAGTTGCGTTTTAGGGAAGATCGGCTGCGTTTATTTCGAGCTTTGCGCTTTGCCGCAGAATTTCGTTTTGAAGTGGAAGAAGAAACCTGGAATGCACTTGAGGATATGTCGAGTGCCACAGCTAGCCCGAAGAAGGAAGCTCTGCCACCTGAGCGTGTGCGAGTTGAGATTACTAAAATGTTTACGGGATCTACTCCGGTTAAAGCCATGGATTTATTAGACAAGTCTGGGCTTTTGAAGTTGTGGTTGCCCGAAATTGACGCACTCAAAGGGGTGAAGCAACCGCCACAATTTCATCCAGAAGGGGATGTATATGTTCACACACGAATGATGATCGAGATGCTCACAGATCAGCGGCCAAGTACTGCCTTAGCATTCGGGACGTTGTTCCATGATATTGGCAAACCAAAAACCTACAAAGTTGATGAAACCGGCAGAATTCGCTTTAACGAGCACGAGCATGTCGGAGCCCGCATGACGGAAAAAGTCATGAAGCGATTGCGTTTTTCCAATGAAGACATTCAGGCTACATGTGCTTTAGTTGCAGGACATATGAAATTCAAGGATGCACCAAAGATGAAATTATCTACTTTAAAAAGGTTTTTGGCGCAGCCCTATTTTAGTGATGAATTAAAATTGCACCGCATCGACTGTCTTAGCAGCCATGGGGACTTAGGCGTCTATCAATTTATCCAAGAGAAACAAGCCGAACTATCACAAGAAGAAATAGCTCCAGCGCCACTAATCACTGGAAGTGATTTGCTTGCCCTTGGCTTAAAGCCTGGGCCTCAGATTGGCCAAATATTAAGCATCATTTCGGACGGGCAACTTGAGGGTGCCCTTCAATCTAAGGAGGAAGCGCTAAGGAAAGCCCAAGAACTTATTGATAGAGATAAACAAGATCCTTCTCTCTGA